The Gemmatimonadaceae bacterium DNA segment GAATCCGTCTCCTTCCTCAAGCAACTGCTCGACACGCCTGGCCCCTCCGGCTACGAATCCGCCGCCGCCGCCGTGTGGCGCGCGCAGGCCACGTCCTTCGCCGACGATGTCCACGCCGACGTGCACGGCAACTCGATGGCGGTCGTCAACGCCAAGGGCGGCCCGACGATTATGCTCGCTGGCCACATCGACGAGATCGGCGTCATCGTCACGTACATCGACGACGACGGCTTCGTGTACATCGCGCCGATCGGCGGCTGGGACCCGCAGGTGCTCGTGGCCCAGCGCATCCGATTCCAGGGCCGCGACGGCGAGGTGCTCGGCGCCATCGGCAAGAAGCCGATCCACCTGATGAAGCCTGACGAGCGCGAGAAGGCGACCAAGTTCACCGACCTCTGGGTAGACATCGGTGCGACGACCAAGGCGCAGGCGGAGGCGGTGCTCTCCATCGGCGACGCGGGGGTGATCGACTCGCGCACGCTCGACTTCCCGAACGACCGCATCGTCTCGCGCGCGATCGACGACCGCATCGGCGCCTTCGTGGTGCTCGAGGCGCTGCGGCGCTACGCCGCCGAGCCGGGCGATGCGCGGGTGGTGGCGGTGGCGACGACGCAGGAGGAGATCGCCTACCGCGGCGGCGGTGCGCTGGTGGGCGCGCAGCGGGTGGACCCGGCGATGGCGATCGTGGTGGACGTGACCTTCGCCACCGACCATCCCGGCGTCGAGAAGAAGGAACTCGGCCACTCGCCGCTGGGCAGCGGGCCCGTGCTTACGCGCGGCTCGGTGATCTCGCCGGTGGCGTTCCGCATCCTGCGCGACACGGCCGAGAGTTCGCGGATCCCGTTCACGCTGCACGCCGCCGGTCGCGAGACCAGCACCGACGCCGATGCCATCCATCTCGCGCGCGAAGGCGTGGCGACGGCGCTGCTCAGCGTTCCCAACCGGTATATGCACTCGCCCAACGAGATGGTGTCGTTGGCGGACCTCGATCACGCGGCGGCGCTGATCGCGGCGGCCTGCCGCGCGGTGACGGCGCAGACGGACTTTACGGCGCGCTAAGCCGCGCTACGACGCATCCACCGCGCGGACGGCCGTCGTGCCGCGCCGCGCGGCTTGCGCCACGAGCCGCATCGCCCCTTCGCGCACTTCGCGGTCGCGGTCGTCGCGCAACATCTGCACTGCCGCCATCGCCTGCGGCGTGCGCACCAGCGCCAGCGCCGCGCAGGCCTGCAGGCGGAAGCCCGCGCCGCGATGCTTCGGGTGCAGCACCTCACCGTTGGCGCAGCGGATGAGCGCCTGCACCGCGTCGGGCGTGCCCACCGTCCCGAGCGCCGCGATGGCGGCGTAGAGCACGTCGCGCTCCGGCTCGGTGTCGAGCAGCGGTGCCAGCAGCTTCACCGCCGGCGCGCCGCGCTTACCGAGCGCCGCCACCGCGCGCAGCCGCACCACGCCTTCGTCGTCCAGCAACGACACCCCCAGCGCATCCAGCACCGCTACTGACGGAAAGTGATCGAGGGCTGCGACCACACTGCGCCGCACCTTCGCGTCGGGATGCCGCAACTGCTCCAGCACCAACTGCTCAGCGCGCGCGTCGCCGAGCGCCGCGAGCAAATCCACGGCCTGACGCACGCGCAGGTCGTCGGTGCTGCGGACCATCTCGAACAGCGCATCGTGCGTGCGTCGCATCCTACGCAGCGACTCGAGGCAGATGGCCCGCGCCTCCGGCGTCGGTGCATTCACCCACTCGTCGATCATCGCCTCAGCACCGTCGGTTCCGTAGCGATACAGGATGGCCTGCAGATGCCGCGAGGTAGCCGCGTCAGATGCCAGGCGGCGGCGCATCCCGGCCACCTGCCGCAGCACGACTGGCGTGGCCAGCTTGCGCACCGCGTGCGCGAACTCGCGGCGGCGCTCGTCGGAGCCATCGCGCTCCAACTGCGTGAACTCAATCGCCACGAGACCGGCCATCGCCTGCAGCATCGTGTCGAAGTCGCCGGTGCGGAAGGCCATATCGGCGCGGTGCACCACGCGCTCGAGCGGTGCGCGCAGGTCGGCGATGGCCTCGGCGGCGGCGAGCGTGGCGAACAGCGACTTCAGCTCGGCGTCGCCGGTCTCGGGGATGGCCAGCGCCTCGGTGAGGCGCTCGGAGCGTGGGTCGTTGGCGGGCTCTGCGGAGACCGGTTCGGGTGCGGATGCACTCTCGTCGGCCGCAGCCACGGCCTTCGCTGACGCTGCCTCCTTGACTGACGCCGATTCCTTCACCGACGGCGCTTCCTTCGCAGATGGCGCTTCCGTGATTGGCTCCGTCGCCTCACGCGCACGCAGCACGCGCGGCACGGCTTTGGCACCCACCGCCGCGGAGCGCGCCGCAAAGAATGCCGCCGGATCCGACTGATCCGGCACGGTGGCCAACAACTTCACCAGGTCGAACAGATCCGCGTCCGTCGCCGTCGACTGCAGCGTGAGCCGCTCCACACCGTACGCCGTGAAGCGCTGGGCCAGCAGGGCCGCTGCGGCCGCGTCGGCCTCGGCATCCGCGACGACCGGCGTTTCGCCGTCGGCGAGCGCGCCATCCGCGAGTACCGTTAGCTTGGCCGATGTCTTCTTGAGCGCCTTGGCCAACTTGCGCAGGCCCGGGCGCAGCTCGGGCGCGGACGCCGGCTCGGCGTGCGCGCGTGCGACCAGCCGTGCGAATCGCAGGGCGATCGGCGCTCCCTTGGTCGGGGTTGGCGCGGAGTCGGTCATCGGCGGCTGGTGCCTGGCATCGGTGCGTCATAACATACCCCCTCACCCCCGCCCCGACCACGATGCGCCCGACCCTTCTGCTCGCCGCCGCCCTTCTCGCCGCCGCGCCCCTCACCGCGCAGCACTACCCCACCGCCGGCAGCGGCACGGTCGCCATCCGTGCCGCGCGCATCATCGACGGCACGGGGGCCGCGCCGATCCAGAACGGCATCGTGCTCGTGACCGACGACCGCATCGTCGCGGTGGGGCCAGCGAGCAGCGTGCGCGTCCCCGCCGGCGCACGGCGCCTCGACCTCGGCGACGTCACGCTGATGCCCGGCTTCATCGATATGCACGTGCACTTCGTCGGCCGCGAGATCGAGGACAAGAACGCGTTCAACGCCGCGCCGCGCGACTACCCGGGCTTCGCCGCCGCACTCGGCACCGAACACGCCCGCGTGACACTGATGGCCGGCTTCACCAGCGCGCGGATGGTCGGGGCGGGCGGCTTCGAGGACGTCGGCCTGCGCTTCGCGATCGACGGCGGCTACGTGCCCGGCCCGCGCCTGCAGGTGGCCGGACACTCGCTGGGCATCACCGGCGGGCACTGCGACGAGAACAACTACCGACCCGGCCTCTTTGACGGCACGCCGGAGACGGGCATCGCCGACGGCGTGGACGAAGTGCGTCGCGCCGTGCGCTACCAGGTGAAGTACGGCGCCGACGTGATCAAGACCTGCGCCACTGCCGGTGTGCTCTCCGGTGGCACGCAGGGCATCGGTGCGTCGCAGTACTCGATGGACGAGCTGGAGGTGATGGTCGCCGAGGCGCGCACGCTGGGCCGCAAGGTGGCGGCGCACGCGCACGGCACCGAGGGCATCAAGCGCGCCGTTCTCGCTGGCGTAGCCAGCATCGAACACGGCTCCTTCCTCGACGAAGAAGGCGCGCGCCTGATGGCCGAGCGCGGGACCTATCTCGTGCCGACGCTGATGGCCGGTGAAGCCGTCGAGCGCGCCGCGGACGCCGGTGGCCTGCCGCCGTACGTCGCCGAGAAGGCCCGCGCCGCCGCAGCCGCGATGCGCAACGGCATCCGTCTCGCGCGCGCGGCCGGCGTGCCCGTCGCGCTGGGCACCGACGCCGGCGTCGGGCGCCACGGCCAGAACGGACACGAGTTCACGCTGATGGTGCAGTGGGGCGGCTACACGCCGATCGAAGCCATCGTCGCCGGCACTTCCAGCGCCGCCAAGCTGCTCGGCTGGGAAGACCGCGTCGGGACCATCCGGGCCGGCCTGCTCGCCGATCTCGTGGCCGTGCCCGGCAACCCGCTGAACGACGTCACGCTGCTCGAGCGCCCCAGCTTCGTGATGAAGGGCGGCGTCGTGTTCCGGGGCGAGGGAGCGGCGCGCTGACGCTGCACTGCTGGTCGAGCGCGCACTATGTGATCGCCCTCCCCGCAGGGCATCGATTCCCGATCGCCAAGTACGCGCTGCTGCGCGACGCCGTGCTCGCCGAGGGCGTCGTGGCGCCGGCGGCGCTGCACGATCCCTCCCGCGCACCGCGGGAAGATGTAGAACGCGTGCACGACCCGGCGTACATCGCGCGGCTGCTGCAGGGCACGATGCCGGCAGCTGAGCAGCGCACGCTGGGCTTCCCGTGGAGCGAGGGCCTGGTGGAGCGCTCCTTCCGGGCCGCCGGCGGCACGCTCGAAGCCGCCGAGCACGCGCTGCGTGCGGGCATCGCAATGAACCTCGCCGGCGGCACGCATCACGCCTTCCGCACGCACGGCGAGGGCTTCTGCGTGCTCAACGACGTGGCCGTGGCGGTGGCGGCCCTGCGCGCTCGTGGAGTGGCGCGCCGCATCGCCGTCGTGGACCTCGACGTGCACCAGGGCAACGGCACGCACGCGCTCTTCGCCGGTGACGACGACTGCTTCACCTTCTCGATGCACGGGCGGCGCAACTACCCGTTCCGGAAGGTGGCCGGACGCCTCGACGTTGAACTGGAGGACGGCACCGCCGACACCGAGTACCTCGAACGTCTTGCCGCCGCGCTGCCTGGCGTGCTCGCCGAAGCGCGGCCCGACCTCGTGTTCTATCTGGCCGGAGCCGATCCCTTCGAGGGCGACACGCTCGGCCGGCTCAAGCTCAGCTTCGACGGTCTGATGCGCCGCGACGCGCTGGTGCTCGAGGCCTGCCGTGCCGTCGGGGTGCCGGTGGCGATCGCCATTGCCGGTGGCTACGCGGCCGATGTGCGCGACACGGTGCGCATCCACGTGAACACGGCCCGCGTGGCGCGTAGCTTCCTGTAACCGATGCCACCGATCCCTCCGCCGCTCGAAGACGGCTACACCAGCAGCACGACGCTGCCGCTGTATTGGTGCCGCTATGCGCCGCCCGCGCCCGTCGGCCGCCTGATGCTGCTGCACGGCGGCCCCGGCGCGCACCACGACTACTTGCTGCCACAGATGCTCGAGCTCGCGCGCACGCACGACGTGTTGCTCTACGACCAGCGTGGCGGCGGACGCTCCAAGACCGACGACCGCACGCCCATTACCTGGCAGACGCACGTGGCCGACCTCGCCGCCGTGCTCGCCGAGCGTCACGAGGGTCCGCTGACGCTCGTCGGCTACTCCTGGGGCGCGATGCTGGCGATGCTCTATGCCATCGAGGCCGCCGCTGGACGGGTCACGCCCGCGCCAGCGCGGCTCGTGCTGATCAATCCCGCACCGCTGACCCGCGCCTGGCGGGGCGAGTTCGAAGCCGAGTTCTCGCGGCGGCAGCAGGGCGAGGCCGTCACCGCGATGCGCGCCGAGCTCGCCGCCAGCGGCCTGCGCGAACGCGACCCGGACGCCTACAAGCAGCGCGCCTTCGAGCTCTCGGTGGCCGGCTACTTCGCCGACCCCTCCCGCACGCACGACCTCACGCCCTTCCGGGTCACCGGACGGGTGCAGCAATCGGTCTGGGAGTCGCTGGGCGAGTTCGACCTCCTCCCCGCCCTGCGCACGGTCCGCCTGCCCGCCCTCGTGGTCCACGGACGGCAGGACCCGATCCCCCTTGACTCGGCACAAGCCTGCGCCGAGGCCTTGGGGGCCGAGGGGGTCTGGCTGGATGACTGCGGCCACGTGCCGTATGTTGAACAGCCAGCGCAGCTCTTTGCGGCGCTGGCGGAGTTCCTCGACCGCACCGAGCCCTCACCGTCCCGCTGAATGGCGACGCAAGACGACATCATCCAGCCGTATGTGGCGACCATCGAGACCGAGGGCCGTCGCTACAACGTCTCCGTGCGCATCGTCTACGATGGCATCGAGTATATGGGTCGCCTGTGGTTCGCCGACGAATCCTGGGACGACCTCGGCCTTCCCGACCGCGGCCCCCTACCCGGCCGCTCGCGCGAGGAAGTGATCTCGCTCGCCAAGCGGATGTCGCCGCAGGAGTTGGTCAAGCGCCACCGCCGCGCCCTCGCCGAGAAGCGCCGTTTCCTCGGCCTGCGCAAGCACACCGACGAGATCCTCGCCAAGATCCGCTACCTGAACCAGGTGGCGATCTCGATGCGCGCCGGCTTGCTCGACGTCGAAGGCGCGGCGCAGGAGATCGACCTGACCGAGAAGCAGCTCCACACGCTGATCGACACGCTGTCGGAGCACGCAGGTAAGGAAGACTGACGTCGGACGTCGAATGCGGGACGGAGGACGGATGCTCAGCCTGCAGGAACCGAGCCAAGGCTGAGGAGTTGTTAGCTTGTAGCTTCCGTCATCCGTCATTCGTCCAAGCCGTCCAAGCCGTCCGAGAATGGACTCCAAAACCGCCTCCCACCTCCTCCACGAAATCGCCGCGCTGCTCGAGCTGCAGGGCGAGGACCCAGCCGTGCCGGCGCCCTTCGCCGATGCGGCGCGCTCGCTGGCGGCG contains these protein-coding regions:
- a CDS encoding alpha/beta hydrolase; translated protein: MPPIPPPLEDGYTSSTTLPLYWCRYAPPAPVGRLMLLHGGPGAHHDYLLPQMLELARTHDVLLYDQRGGGRSKTDDRTPITWQTHVADLAAVLAERHEGPLTLVGYSWGAMLAMLYAIEAAAGRVTPAPARLVLINPAPLTRAWRGEFEAEFSRRQQGEAVTAMRAELAASGLRERDPDAYKQRAFELSVAGYFADPSRTHDLTPFRVTGRVQQSVWESLGEFDLLPALRTVRLPALVVHGRQDPIPLDSAQACAEALGAEGVWLDDCGHVPYVEQPAQLFAALAEFLDRTEPSPSR
- a CDS encoding histone deacetylase codes for the protein MHCWSSAHYVIALPAGHRFPIAKYALLRDAVLAEGVVAPAALHDPSRAPREDVERVHDPAYIARLLQGTMPAAEQRTLGFPWSEGLVERSFRAAGGTLEAAEHALRAGIAMNLAGGTHHAFRTHGEGFCVLNDVAVAVAALRARGVARRIAVVDLDVHQGNGTHALFAGDDDCFTFSMHGRRNYPFRKVAGRLDVELEDGTADTEYLERLAAALPGVLAEARPDLVFYLAGADPFEGDTLGRLKLSFDGLMRRDALVLEACRAVGVPVAIAIAGGYAADVRDTVRIHVNTARVARSFL
- a CDS encoding HEAT repeat domain-containing protein; the encoded protein is MTDSAPTPTKGAPIALRFARLVARAHAEPASAPELRPGLRKLAKALKKTSAKLTVLADGALADGETPVVADAEADAAAAALLAQRFTAYGVERLTLQSTATDADLFDLVKLLATVPDQSDPAAFFAARSAAVGAKAVPRVLRAREATEPITEAPSAKEAPSVKESASVKEAASAKAVAAADESASAPEPVSAEPANDPRSERLTEALAIPETGDAELKSLFATLAAAEAIADLRAPLERVVHRADMAFRTGDFDTMLQAMAGLVAIEFTQLERDGSDERRREFAHAVRKLATPVVLRQVAGMRRRLASDAATSRHLQAILYRYGTDGAEAMIDEWVNAPTPEARAICLESLRRMRRTHDALFEMVRSTDDLRVRQAVDLLAALGDARAEQLVLEQLRHPDAKVRRSVVAALDHFPSVAVLDALGVSLLDDEGVVRLRAVAALGKRGAPAVKLLAPLLDTEPERDVLYAAIAALGTVGTPDAVQALIRCANGEVLHPKHRGAGFRLQACAALALVRTPQAMAAVQMLRDDRDREVREGAMRLVAQAARRGTTAVRAVDAS
- a CDS encoding M42 family metallopeptidase gives rise to the protein MLTPESVSFLKQLLDTPGPSGYESAAAAVWRAQATSFADDVHADVHGNSMAVVNAKGGPTIMLAGHIDEIGVIVTYIDDDGFVYIAPIGGWDPQVLVAQRIRFQGRDGEVLGAIGKKPIHLMKPDEREKATKFTDLWVDIGATTKAQAEAVLSIGDAGVIDSRTLDFPNDRIVSRAIDDRIGAFVVLEALRRYAAEPGDARVVAVATTQEEIAYRGGGALVGAQRVDPAMAIVVDVTFATDHPGVEKKELGHSPLGSGPVLTRGSVISPVAFRILRDTAESSRIPFTLHAAGRETSTDADAIHLAREGVATALLSVPNRYMHSPNEMVSLADLDHAAALIAAACRAVTAQTDFTAR
- a CDS encoding amidohydrolase family protein, yielding MRPTLLLAAALLAAAPLTAQHYPTAGSGTVAIRAARIIDGTGAAPIQNGIVLVTDDRIVAVGPASSVRVPAGARRLDLGDVTLMPGFIDMHVHFVGREIEDKNAFNAAPRDYPGFAAALGTEHARVTLMAGFTSARMVGAGGFEDVGLRFAIDGGYVPGPRLQVAGHSLGITGGHCDENNYRPGLFDGTPETGIADGVDEVRRAVRYQVKYGADVIKTCATAGVLSGGTQGIGASQYSMDELEVMVAEARTLGRKVAAHAHGTEGIKRAVLAGVASIEHGSFLDEEGARLMAERGTYLVPTLMAGEAVERAADAGGLPPYVAEKARAAAAAMRNGIRLARAAGVPVALGTDAGVGRHGQNGHEFTLMVQWGGYTPIEAIVAGTSSAAKLLGWEDRVGTIRAGLLADLVAVPGNPLNDVTLLERPSFVMKGGVVFRGEGAAR